One segment of Prionailurus bengalensis isolate Pbe53 chromosome D4, Fcat_Pben_1.1_paternal_pri, whole genome shotgun sequence DNA contains the following:
- the LOC122474312 gene encoding bile acid-CoA:amino acid N-acyltransferase-like, protein MIQLTATPASTLTDEPVHIRATGLRPSQIVIFQATLEDEKGNLFHSQAYYKASEVGEVDLDHAPSLGGDYIGVHPMGLFWSLKPEKFLTKLMKRDVMTSPFLVQIKLYDSNLPLAQIAATDPKVSVTLERWYRAPGVTRIQVQEGHLRGALFLPPGEGRFPGVIDLFADIGGLIEYRASLLASHGFAALALAYCDYEDLPLHPEKIELEYFEEAVNFLLRHPKVLGPGIGIVSISKGAEIGLSMAIHLKQVIATVLINGPNFVFSTPQVYRGQISQPLSFSPQLVSINALGLAQFQYCFEEARSKASETFFLPIEKAQGHFLFIVGEDDKSINSKAYAEQATEQLRRNGKDNWTLLSYPGAGHMLEPPYSPLCCASKLSKLHLFMQWGGEVTLHAAAQEHSWKEIQKFLRKHLIPVVTSQL, encoded by the exons ATGATTCAGCTGACAGCTACCCCTGCAAGCACGCTGACTGATGAGCCAGTGCACATCCGAGCTACAGGCCTGCGTCCCTCTCAGATAGTGATTTTTCAGGCAACATTGGAAGATGAAAAGGGGAACCTGTTTCATTCTCAAGCCTACTATAAGGCCAGTGAAGTTGGTGAGGTAGACCTGGATCATGCTCCTTCACTTGGAGGTGACTATATAGGAGTCCACCCCATGGGTCTCTTCTGGTCCCTGAAAcctgaaaaatttttaactaaattgATGAAAAGAGATGTGATGACTAGCCCCTTCCTGGTCCAGATAAAACTTTATGATTCAAATTTACCATTAGCCCAGATTGCTGCCACTGATCCAAAAGTCAGCGTGACTTTGGAGAGGTGGTACAGAGCACCTGGTGTCACACGGATCCAAGTTCAAGAAGGCCACCTTCGGGGagccctctttctccctcctg gagaGGGCCGTTTCCCAGGGGTAATTGACTTGTTTGCTGATATTGGTGGGCTGATTGAATACCGAGCCAGTCTCCTGGCCAGTCATGGCTTTGCTGCGTTGGCCTTGGCCTACTGTGACTATGAAGATCTGCCTTTGCACCCAGAAAAAATAGAGTTAGAATATTTTGAAGAAGCTGTCAACTTTCTCCTGAGACATCCAAAG gtCCTTGGCCCAGGCATTGGGATAGTTTCCATAAGCAAAGGAGCAGAGATTGGACTCTCCATGGCTATTCACCTAAAACAGGTCATAGCCACCGTGCTTATTAATGGACCCAACTTTGTATTTAGCACTCCACAGGTATATCGTGGTCAAATTAGTCAGCCCTTGTCCTTCTCTCCACAGTTAGTATCTATCAATGCCTTAGGGTTAGCACAGTTCCAGTATTGTTTTGAGGAAGCTAGAAGTAAAGCCAGTGAGACCTTTTTTCTCCCCATTGAAAAGGCCCAGGGACATTTCCTCTTCATTGTGGGAGAAGATGATAAGAGTATCAACAGCAAAGCATATGCTGAGCAAGCCACAGAACAGTTGAGGAGAAATGGGAAGGACAATTGGACCCTGCTATCTTACCCCGGGGCAGGCCACATGTTAGAGCCTCCCTATTCCCCACTGTGCTGTGCCTCAAAGCTCTCCAAACTCCACCTGTTCATGCAGTGGGGAGGAGAGGTGACCCTGCATGCAGCTGCACAGGAGCATTCTTGGAAGGAGATCCAGAAGTTTCTCAGGAAGCATCTCATTCCAGTTGTGACCAGTCAGctctga